The Pongo abelii isolate AG06213 chromosome 23, NHGRI_mPonAbe1-v2.0_pri, whole genome shotgun sequence genome includes a window with the following:
- the LOC100438469 gene encoding transcription factor BTF3-like yields MKETIMNQEKLAKLQAQVRIGGKGTARRKKKVVHRTATADDKKLQFSLKKLGVNNISGIEEVNMFTNQGTVIHFNNPKVQASLAANTFTITGHAETKQLTEMLPSILNQLGADSLTSSRRLAEALPKQSVDGKAPLATGEDDDDEVPDLVENFDEASKNEAN; encoded by the coding sequence ATGAAAGAAACAATCATGAACCAGGAAAAACTCGCCAAACTGCAGGCACAAGTGCGCATTGGTGGGAAAGGAACTGCTCGCAGAAAGAAGAAGGTGGTTCATAGAACAGCCACAGCAGATGACAAAAAACTTCAGTTCTCCTTAAAGAAGTTAGGGGTAAACAATATCTCTGGTATTGAAGAGGTGAATATGTTTACAAACCAAGGAACAGTGATCCACTTTAACAACCCTAAAGTTCAGGCATCTCTGGCAGCGAACACTTTCACCATTACAGGCCATGCTGAGACGAAGCAGCTGACAGAAATGCTACCCAGCATCTTAAACCAGCTTGGTGCAGATAGTCTGACTAGTTCAAGGAGACTGGCCGAAGCTCTGCCCAAACAATCTGTGGATGGAAAAGCACCACTTGCTACTggagaagatgatgatgatgaagttcCAGATCTTGTGGAGAATTTTGATGAGGCTTCCAAGAATGAGGCAAACTGA